One window of the Trifolium pratense cultivar HEN17-A07 linkage group LG2, ARS_RC_1.1, whole genome shotgun sequence genome contains the following:
- the LOC123903957 gene encoding C2 and GRAM domain-containing protein At5g50170-like isoform X2 yields MNHKHSPNSTIADLDDLHTSSQPSFHKIRKMGEGKQLLKVIANRIDRIFNKKERNSKSVDCSETSNSLSDYEDSVEENSPPCSFEEGIAVMETRDGQPESPENLPGGVLIDKIYAVSPYNLNVVLFAPNSQFRKDLAELQGTTNLQEGAWSWKGEDMSCLTRVVTYTKAASKLVKAVIATEEQTYIRVTKDEFVVLVSVCTPDVPYGNTFRVELLYKIMPGEEVSSGDESSHLVISWGIVFLQSTMMKGMIESGARQGLKESFDQFSNLLAQSFKVLDKQDLINKEHLLATLQTENQWNWWQAIAYFWNFPVVSTFFMVLYLLLHILRCGPSQPQGLEFRGIELPDSLGELVTSGILVIQLKRVYYMVSHFVQARFQMGTDHGMKAHGDGWVVTIALIEGVELASLESTGLSDPYVVFTCNGQTRSSSVKLETSDPQWNEILEFDAMEEPPSVLHVEVFDFDGPFDQDVSLGHAEINFLKHTSTELADMWVMLEGKLAQSAQSKLHLRIFLDNNKGVETIKDYLEKKEKEVGKKLNLPSPQRNSTFQKLFGLPPEEFLINDFTCSLKRKMHLQGRLFLSARIVGFYSNLFGHKTKFFFLWEDIENIQVLPPSLASLGSPTLVIILRRGRGIDARHGAKSQDEEGRLRFHFQSFVSFGSASRTIMALWRTRILNPYQKEHIMEEHEDQEVLVMPDDSGSILEDEEKMSSIYSAELPIKMGLVMEIFEGGNLEHKIMKRSGCINYDTTLWEPVKPDVRERRVSYQFNRNSSVFDVTSTQQKFPNTITGGLIVNEVMVLNGVPFSDHFRIHFRYEIEKSALSECACMCDVYIGIMWLRSSKFQQRLNRNITSKFKIRLEEIFELVQKEILLLSNNSHV; encoded by the exons ATGAATCATAAGCATTCTCCAAACTCAACTATTGCAGACTTGGATGATCTTCACACTTCATCGCAGCCATCTTTTCATAAAATTCGTAAAATGGGTGAAGGCAAACAGTTGTTGAAGGTTATTGCTAATCGTATAGAtaggatttttaataaaaaggaaCGGAACTCAAAATCGGTGGATTGTTCAGAAACATCAAATTCATTATCTGATTATGAAGATAGTGTAGAAGAAAATTCACCCCCATGTAGCTTTGAAGAAGGCATTGCAGTAATGGAAACAAGAGATGGACAACCAGAAAGTCCTGAAAATTTGCCGGGTGGTGTTCTAATAGATAAAATTTATGCAGTATCTCCATACAATCTTAATGTGGTTCTTTTCGCACCGAATTCTCAGTTTAGGAAAGATTTGGCAGAACTACAAGGGACAACAAATTTGCAAGAAGGGGCTTGGTCCTGGAAAGGTGAAGACATGTCTTGTTTGACTCGAGTTGTTACCTATACAAAAGCTGCTTCAAAATTAGTCAAGGCTGTTATTGCCACTGAGGAGCAAACCTATATTAGAGTGACCAAAGATGAATTTGTTGTACTTGTTAGTGTATGCACTCCTGATGTTCCATATGGGAATACATTTCGGGTTGAATTGCTTTACAAGATAATGCCTGGAGAAGAGGTGTCTTCTGGGGATGAATCCTCACATCTTGTGATATCATGGGGAATTGTCTTCCTACAAAGTACAATGATGAAAGGTATGATAGAGAGTGGAGCTAGACAAGGTTTGAAGGAGAGTTTTGATCAGTTTTCTAACCTACTTGCTCAAAGTTTCAAGGTACTAGATAAGCAAGATTTGATAAACAAAGAACACTTGTTGGCAACTTTGCAGACTGAAAACCAGTGGAATTGGTGGCAGGCTATTGCATACTTCTGGAATTTCCCAGTAGTTTCaacattttttatggttttgtatCTGTTGCTGCATATTTTAAGGTGTGGTCCTAGTCAACCTCAGGGTTTGGAGTTTAGAGGGATTGAACTGCCAGATAGCTTAGGAGAGCTAGTTACAAGTGGAATTTTAGTTATCCAGTTGAAACGTGTTTATTATATGGTATCTCACTTTGTGCAAGCTAGATTTCAAATGG GAACTGACCATGGCATGAAAGCACATGGGGATGGATGGGTTGTTACTATAGCTTTAATTGAGGGAGTTGAGCTGGCCTCATTGGAGTCAACAGGCTTGTCAGATCCCTATGTAGTTTTCACCTGTAATGGACAAACAAGGTCAAGCTCTGTCAAGCTTGAGACATCAGATCCTCAATGGAATG AGATATTAGAGTTTGATGCTATGGAAGAACCGCCATCAGTTTTACATGTGGAAGTTTTTGATTTTGATGGTCCATTTGACCAAGATGTttcacttggacacgctgagaTCAATTTCCTAAAACACACATCAACAGAATTGGCAGACATGTGGGTCATGCTTGAAGGTAAGCTAGCGCAATCTGCTCAATCGAAGTTGCATTTGAGGATTTTCTTGGACAATAATAAAGGAGTTGAAACTATCAAGGATTACttggagaaaaaggaaaaggaagTAGGCAAAAAG TTGAATCTTCCATCACCTCAAAGGAATTCTACATTCCAGAAACTGTTTGGATTGCCTCCAGAAGAGTTCCTAATCAATGATTTCACATGTTCCCTGAAGAGAAAAATGCATTTACAG GGCCGGCTATTTCTTTCGGCAAGGATTGTAggattttattcaaatttatttggacataaaaccaaatttttcttCCTTTGGGAAGATATTGAAAACATTCAAGTGCTTCCTCCATCATTAGCATCATTAGGAAGCCCTACATTGGTCATAATTCTTCGAAGAGGAAGAGGTATCGATGCAAGGCATGGTGCCAAGTCACAAGATGAAGAAGGAAGGCTTAGGTTTCATTTTCagtcatttgtttcttttggttCTGCATCCAG AACAATAATGGCCTTGTGGAGAACAAGAATATTGAACCCCTATCAGAAAGAACATATTATGGAGGAGCATGAAGATCAAGAAGTTTTGGTAATGCCTGATGACTCTGGATCTATCCTAGAGGATGAAGAAAAAATGTCCAGTATTTATTCTGCTGAATTGCCAATTAAG ATGGGATTAGTGATGGAAATTTTTGAGGGAGGAAACCTAGAGCATAAGATTATGAAGAGAAGTGGTTGTATAAACTATGACACTACACTTTGGGAACCAGTAAAACCTGATGTTCGCGAAAGGCGTGTTTCTTACCAATTTAATCGAAATTCATCGGTGTTTGATGTAACAAGCACACAACAAAAGTTTCCAAATACAATCACAGGAGGTTTGATTGTGAATGAAGTTATGGTCCTTAATGGTGTCCCATTTTCCGATCACTTCCGT ATTCATTTTAGGTACGAAATTGAGAAATCAGCTCTTAGTGAATGTGCTTGCATGTGTGATGTATACATTGGCATTATGTGGCTTAGGAGCTCTAAGTTTCAGCAAAGGCTCAATCGGAACATAACATCCAAGTTTAAAATTCGACTTGAGGAAATATTTGAACTGGTGCAGAAAGAGATTTTGTTGCTGTCTAACAACTCGCATGTGTAA
- the LOC123903956 gene encoding FCS-Like Zinc finger 6-like, with product MLLGKRPRPPVMRRTRSMSGGLSVDMHTPDNHDQTNNNLEPHHEEQQQSSMMSDVHNPLHPQPNHDDPHAVVMTGPAELTVTDECLVESTVMFPSHTNTITITNNIVNHNNIPVSASAHIIHSTPHFLRICGLCNCRLAPGRDIYMYRGDTAFCSLECREEQMKQDRRKEKWKMGVSKKEDHRVSPPCTATAKASTATCT from the exons ATGCTGCTTGGAAAACGTCCTCGGCCACCAGTTATGAGAAGAACAAGAAGCATGAGTGGTGGTCTATCCGTGGACATGCATACACCTGATAATCATGATCAGACAAACAACAACTTAGAACCACATCACGAGGAACAACAACAATCATCAATGATGTCTGATGTTCATAATCCCCTGCATCCACAACCAAATCATGATGATCCACATGCGGTTGTGATGACTGGACCAGCAGAATTAACGGTGACTGATGAGTGTTTAGTGGAAAGTACAGTGATGTTCCCTTCACACACAAACACAATCACAATCACTAACAATATTGTTAATCATAATAATATTCCTGTGAGTGCGAGTGCACATATCATACACAGTACACCTCACTTTCTCCGAATTTGTGGCCTCTGTAACTGTCGTTTGGCTCCCGGTCGAGACATCTACATGTATAG GGGAGATACAGCATTTTGCAGTTTGGAGTGTAGGGAGGAGCAAATGAAACAAGATAGGAGgaaagaaaagtggaaaatggGCGTTTCCAAGAAAGAAGACCACCGTGTATCACCACCGTGCACGGCCACCGCTAAAGCTTCAACTGCAACTTGTACTTGA